A part of Aegilops tauschii subsp. strangulata cultivar AL8/78 chromosome 2, Aet v6.0, whole genome shotgun sequence genomic DNA contains:
- the LOC109763552 gene encoding F-box/FBD/LRR-repeat protein At2g04230-like has protein sequence MEIHSGAPCTKRAKLAPPATPSSGGLAVAAGSGEDRISDLPDAILGEVISHLSTREGIRTRILARRWRPVWPTAPLNLDCREIPVARLFNALETVHVEIISRVSAYSEELARIRYIRTWHQGKIVPGDGSCLPESILSSHVGAVLRLCIPACYLQCRPSTVHAWLESPRLKNLQVLEFYYLFPRFVKETAKLSHTCSSSTPSLPKSVFRFSCSLRTVSFACCQLPDHYVELLELPLVKRLSLVEVDISDFSLQSMINSGCPALECLLLVCSRERHRITINPPNLVSIGIRGEIGKFIIEDAPSLQRLIHDLQSNNMEVFIVSAPKLETLGKFRISLDSTGLIVLTFHNNSSCISLRK, from the coding sequence atggagatccACTCCGGTGCGCCATGCACCAAGAGGGCGAAGCTCGCGCCACCGGCGACGCCGTCCTCTGGTGGCTTGGCGGTAGCGGCGGGAAGCGGCGAGGACCGTATCAGCGACCTCCCGGACGCCATCCTCGGTGAGGTCATCTCCCATCTCTCCACTAGGGAGGGCATCCGCACTCGGATTCTCGCACGTCGTTGGCGTCCTGTTTGGCCGACCGCTCCTCTGAATCTTGACTGCCGTGAGATCCCTGTCGCTCGTCTTTTTAATGCCCTAGAAACAGTTCATGTCGAGATCATCAGTAGGGTCTCTGCCTACAGCGAGGAGCTTGCTCGTATACGATACATCAGAACTTGGCATCAGGGAAAAATAGTTCCTGGAGATGGTTCTTGCCTTCCAGAGTCCATCCTCTCCAGCCATGTGGGCGCAGTTCTCCGCCTTTGTATACCGGCGTGCTACCTCCAATGCAGACCCTCTACTGTCCACGCCTGGCTTGAGTCCCCCAGATTGAAAAATCTCCAGGTTCTTGAGTTTTACTACCTGTTTCCACGATTTGTGAAAGAAACTGCCAAACTATCGCACACATGCTCTTCATCTACGCCCTCACTACCAAAGTCCGTCTTTCGGTTTTCCTGTTCTCTGCGCACTGTGAGCTTCGCGTGTTGCCAGCTACCAGACCATTATGTAGAGTTACTTGAACTACCACTGGTCAAGAGACTTTCGCTTGTTGAGGTTGATATATCAGACTTCTCGTTGCAAAGCATGATCAACTCTGGTTGCCCTGCACTCGAGTGCCTGCTGCTTGTTTGCAGTAGAGAAAGGCATCGGATCACAATAAATCCCCCTAACCTTGTAAGCATCGGCATTCGTGGTGAGATAGGAAAATTCATCATCGAGGATGCCCcctcacttcaaaggttgatccacGATCTCCAGAGCAATAACATGGAGGTATTCATCGTCTCTGCACCCAAACTGGAGACATTGGGCAAATTCAGGATCTCGCTTGACTCCACAGGTCTTATTGTACTGACATTTCACAATAATTCCAGCTGCATTTCCTTGAGAAAGTAG